The following are encoded together in the Thunnus albacares chromosome 7, fThuAlb1.1, whole genome shotgun sequence genome:
- the LOC122985069 gene encoding troponin I, slow skeletal muscle-like, with protein MSEAPAKPKPKISASRRLFLKTKLLKKAMTMLDNEKQVRKDERERILAERVPALQMSGLSTQDLQNLCKELHQKIDVVDEERYDIALKVSKSDTEIQDLSQKIFELKGKMKRPNLRRVRVSADAMLGALLGSKVKESVDFKANLKTVKKEEEKKEEVTDWRKNVDAMSGMEGRKKLFDAGQ; from the exons ATGTCTGAAGC ACCAGCG AAACCAAAGCCAAAAATCTCTGCATCTCGCAGACTGTTCCTGAAG ACCAAACTGCTAAAGAAGGCCATGACCATGTTGGACAATGAAAAGCAAGTCAGAAAAGATGAACGAGAGCGGATCCTTGCTGAGAGAGTCCCAGCGCTCCAAATGTCAGGCCTGTCTACGCAAGATCTACAG AATCTTTGCAAAGAGCTACACCAGAAAATTGATGTTGTTGATGAGGAGCGGTACGACATTGCTTTAAAAGTGTCCAAAAGTGACACAGAG ataCAGGATCTGTCTCAGAAGATCTTTGAGTTGAAGGGCAAGATGAAGAGACCCAACCTGAGGAGGGTGAGGGTGTCTGCTGACGCCATGCTTGGAGCTCTGCTGGGCTCAAAGGTCAAAGAGTCTGTGGACTTCAAGGCCAACCTGAAGACTgtaaagaaagaggaggagaag aaagaggaagtgacCGACTGGCGTAAGAACGTGGATGCCATGTCTGGTATGGAGGGCAGAAAGAAGCTGTTTGACGCTGGGCAGTAG